Proteins encoded together in one Papaver somniferum cultivar HN1 unplaced genomic scaffold, ASM357369v1 unplaced-scaffold_117, whole genome shotgun sequence window:
- the LOC113329490 gene encoding leucine-rich repeat extensin-like protein 3 — MARIPSSYSLLGFFFVLAISSLSQLSIADYVYCGKQDDPYCPGKGCQAPVFASPDHGSDCTTCSDRCKGDYHDAYRGSFCYISPQDAFNRYCLCCVHYMQDDAIYVPPTTAPAPGELAPQTPPYVAPPPPHAESPPPPQVTPVFTLNQDPAVSCDKGYTVTTPVGDCSECNEKCKSGSFKDDLEGVFCYDKSAGKPFCNCCIRYVEGDVMQAPTAPPMPTPMVPPVVTAPPMPTPMVPRVVTPTPPTEDPQTPGCYVPATPPPVYPPALVYPPDIKPVASPPTPVPGAKEHKGKNHHPNIHPKSKDHHRKIHRKSPKAVAPIASPQPEKHQKGNKGH; from the exons ATGGCTAGAAttccttcttcttattctttgctCGGTTTCTTCTTTGTTCTGGCAATTTCATCTCTCTCTC AGTTGTCAATAGCGGATTATGTATACTGTGGAAAACAAGATGATCCGTATTGCCCTGGTAAAGGTTGTCAAGCTCCAGTTTTTGCCTCCCCTGATCATGGTAGTGACTGCACGACATGTAGCGACAGATGCAAAGGGGATTACCATGATGCCTATAGAGGATCCTTTTGTTACATCAGTCCGCAAGATGCTTTTAATCGTTACTGCCTTTGCTGCGTTCATTATATGCAAGATGATG CGATATATGTACCACCAACAACGGCACCAGCACCAGGAGAACTTGCTCCACAAACTCCTCCTTATGTGGCACCTCCACCTCCTCATGCTGAATCTCCGCCGCCTCCACAAGTTACCCCAGTCTTTACATTAAATCAAG ATCCGGCCGTTTCTTGCGACAAGGGATATACAGTTACTACCCCTGTTGGTGACTGCTCTGAATGTAACGAAAAATGTAAATCAGGATCATTCAAGGATGACCTTGAAGGAGTTTTTTGTTACGACAAAAGTGCAGGAAAACCTTTCTGCAATTGCTGCATCCGTTATGTGGAAGGTGATG TGATGCAGGCACCAACAGCGCCACCAATGCCGACTCCAATGGTCCCACCAGTAGTGACAGCGCCACCAATGCCGACACCAATGGTCCCACGAGTAGTGACGCCGACACCACCGACGGAAGATCCACAAACTCCTGGATGTTATGTGCCGGCGACTCCACCTCCTGTTTATCCACCTGCTCTTGTTTATCCACCTGATATTAAACCTGTTGCGTCTCCACCAACTCCTGTTCCCGGTGCCAAAGAACATAAAGGAAAGAATCATCATCCTAACATCCATCCGAAATCAAAAGATCATCATCGTAAGATCCATCGCAAATCACCTAAAGCTGTGGCGCCAATTGCTTCTCCCCAACCGGAAAAACATCAAAAGGGAAATAAAGGACATTAA
- the LOC113329738 gene encoding receptor kinase-like protein Xa21, whose translation MEIKLLAWHPSSYILLLVSMLTLIISYKSTEIHCLAAVNDNNSNDRLALIAFKREITQDPLGILSSWNNRSNSLHLCEWRGVTCSGSRVSVLDLNSQGLVGSISPYIGNLSFLKDFFLYNNSLNGELPQQIGRLLRLKRIDLSYNFLKGEIPENISNCSNLRNLELSNNKLVGSIPHKLGSFHNLITLGLHDNNLSGEIPSSLGNLSSSLTVLDVGYNFNLKGRIPSTLSQLTSLKILGLDSNKFSGIVPSSLYNISSSLEVFSLMDNQLHGSIPSDIGSTLPNLTYFSVAVNNFTGTIPSSFSNMSKLEKLQLGTNNFVGSVPLKFGNLKSLKSKSVLPIMPLDVSIRFKGVSYNELFKATNGFNDSTNLLGKGSFGSVYKGVLQDESNPVAVKVLHLQQRGATKSFIAECDALRKVRHRNLLRILTCCSSNDFKALVFKFMANGSLENWLHPTMSDTNNNDQLQVKNLNLKRRLNIAVDVASAVKYLHHDCESPLVHCDLKPSNVLLDDDLVARVGDFGLAKFLPHTYNDSRQLNGQDASSIAIKGSIGYVSPEYGMGGEVSTLGDVYSYGILLLEMFTGKRPTDDMFKDGLDIHNFSKMHAFPERVLDIVDSRLLLELDGEDLHNNETNNYNMRRCERRNRERHTTRKILASIIEIGVICSSELPSDRINMNEILVDVQAVKNQFLGIGM comes from the exons ATGGAGATCAAGTTATTAGCTTGGCATCCGAGTTCTTACATACTATTATTGGTGTCCATGCTCACTCTTATCATCTCATATAAGTCCACGGAAATTCATTGTCTTGCTGCGGTCAATGATAACAATTCAAATGACCGCCTGGCATTAATTGCATTCAAGAGGGAAATTACTCAGGATCCACTGGGAATACTGAGCTCATGGAACAACAGAAGTAATTCTCTTCATTTATGCGAGTGGAGAGGTGTGACATGCAGTGGTAGTAGAGTCTCCGTGTTAGACCTCAATTCCCAAGGATTGGTAGGTTCCATTTCTCCTTACATTGGAAACCTCAGCTTTCTTAAGGATTTCTTCCTCTACAACAACAGTTTAAATGGAGAATTGCCGCAGCAAATTGGTCGTCTTTTGCGTTTAAAAAGGATAGAtctttcgtataattttctcaaAGGGGAAATTCCAGAAAATATTTCTAACTGCTCCAATCTCAGAAACCTTGAACTTTCTAACAACAAGCTTGTGGGAAGCATTCCACATAAATTAGGTTCCTTCCACAATCTCATAACATTGGGTCTTCATGACAATAATCTTTCCGGAGAAATTCCATCTTCATTGGGTAACCTTTCATCATCTCTTACTGTTCTTGATGTCGGTTATAACTTCAACTTGAAAGGAAGAATCCCAAGTACTCTAAGCCAACTAACAAGCTTAAAAATTCTGGGGCTGGATTCGAATAAGTTTTCAGGTATTGTACCTTCTTCACTCTATAATATTTCGTCATCACTTGAAGTGTTTTCATTGATGGATAATCAACTCCATGGGAGTATTCCTTCTGATATTGGTTCCACACTTCCAAATCTTACCTATTTTTCGGTTGCAGTTAACAATTTCACTGGAACAATTCCAAGTTCATTTTCCAATATGTCTAAACTTGAAAAGCTCCAACTGGGAACAAATAATTTTGTTGGATCAGTCCCTCTTAAATTTGGTAACTTGAAAAGTCTTAAA TCAAAATCCGTACTACCTATAATGCCTTTGGATGTGAGTATACGTTTCAAAGGAGTCTCTTACAATGAGCTCTTTAAAGCTACCAACGGATTTAATGATTCTACCAACTTGCTAGGCAAGGGAAGTTTTGGCTCTGTATACAAGGGAGTTCTCCAAGATGAATCAAATCCTGTCGCAGTTAAGGTTCTACACCTTCAACAAAGAGGTGCAACCAAGAGTTTCATTGCTGAATGTGATGCCCTAAGGAAAGTTAGACATAGAAATTTACTCAGGATTTTAACTTGTTGCTCAAGTAATGATTTCAAAGCTCTGGTTTTTAAGTTCATGGCAAATGGAAGTCTAGAAAATTGGTTGCACCCAACTATGAGTGACACAAACAACAACGATCAACTACAAGTGAAGAATTTGAACCTGAAAAGAAGGTTGAACATTGCAGTTGATGTTGCTTCTGCAGTGAAGTATCTTCACCATGATTGTGAATCGCCCCTTGTTCATTGCGACCTGAAGCCAAGCAATGTCCTTCTTGATGATGATTTAGTTGCCCGAGTAGGAGATTTTGGCTTGGCTAAGTTCCTTCCTCACACCTACAACGATTCTCGACAGCTAAATGGACAAGATGCAAGTTCAATCGCAATAAAGGGCTCCATTGGTTATGTGTCTCCTG AATATGGAATGGGTGGTGAAGTGTCTACACTAGGCGATGTGTACAGTTATGGGATCCTGTTGTTAGAGATGTTTACAGGAAAGAGACCAACTGATGACATGTTTAAGGATGGTTTAGACATTCATAACTTCTCTAAGATGCATGCATTTCCCGAGCGAGTTTTAGATATTGTCGATTCACGATTGCTGCTGGAATTAGATGGTGAAGACCTTCATAATAACGAAACTAACAATTACAATATGCGACGATGCGAAAGAAGAAACAGAGAAAGACATACTACCAGAAAAATTTTAGCTTCTATTATTGAAATTGGAGTTATATGTTCCTCGGAGTTACCTTCAGACCGAATCAACATGAATGAGATCTTAGTGGATGTACAGGCGGTGAAGAATCAGTTTCTTGGGATCGGAATGTAA
- the LOC113330187 gene encoding probable LRR receptor-like serine/threonine-protein kinase At3g47570 yields MAECDALRRARHRNLLKIITCCSSTDFHGNPFKALVFEFMANGSLENWLHPPEGDSSNDDQLHERNLDLERRLNIAVDVASTLNYPHHDCESPIVHCDVKPSNVLLDDDLTAHVVWLG; encoded by the coding sequence ATGGCTGAATGTGATGCTCTAAGGAGAGCTAGACATAGAAATTTACTCAAGATTATAACATGTTGTTCGAGTACGGATTTTCATGGAAATCCTTTCAAAGCTCTGGTTTTTGAGTTCATGGCTAATGGGAGTCTAGAGAACTGGCTGCACCCGCCTGAAGGTGACTCATCAAATGATGATCAACTACATGAGAGGAATTTGGACTTAGAGAGAAGATTGAACATTGCAGTTGATGTTGCTTCTACGTTAAATTATCCTCACCATGATTGTGAATCACCCATTGTGCATTGTGATGTGAAACCAAGCAATGTCCTTCTTGATGACGATTTAACTGCCCATGTGGTTTGGCTTGGCTAA
- the LOC113329739 gene encoding F-box protein At3g07870-like, whose protein sequence is MDSKVRLYYGETYNEELIEDAEQYSYEALAKIDLSLMINHSYVGSFILRPYMVGSCNGLVCFNVYHHDICDPVYICNPLTGECTHLPKIERRDASPIAKNIVFAGFGYSQSTNEYKVIRIYYDEKSQVTGSSKSVGKVQVYTLGGRSRTIVAFDLKDEKFRKIPSPLLNIPDEDFRIAGLRLLGGNLCVYHTDECKFVDIWTIQKGNSRSIWTLHKENNRWNKEFSIILENSNVDWPVCYPLAFLNRNELLLRYNGNLYLYDLTTSTLKKIWEDVSNKTAIESIPHMHSLVSPEALGPLNRGAYSSLPHWLRSSWIIFFPISVVLLTLLY, encoded by the exons ATGGACAGTAAAGTTCGACTCTACTATGGAGAAACATATAATGAAGAACTTATCGAGGATGCGGAACAATATTCGTATGAGGCACTTGCAAAGATTGATCTATCTCTTATGATAAATCACTCTTATGTTGGTAGTTTTATCTTAAGACCTTACATGGTTGGTTCTTGCAATGGCCTTGTTTGTTTTAATGTATACCACCATGACATCTGTGATCCTGTTTATATTTGCAACCCATTAACAGGAGAGTGCACTCATCTTCCAAAGATAGAACGAAGAGATGCATCACCAATTGCAAAGAATATCGTGTTTGCTGGTTTCGGTTATTCTCAGTCCACTAACGAGTACAAGGTTATTAGAATTTACTATGACGAGAAGTCCCAGGTAACAGGCAGTTCCAAAAGTGTTGGGAAAGTGCAAGTATACACTCTTGGAG GAAGAAGTAGAACTATTGTTGCATTTGATTTAAAGGATGAAAAGTTCCGGAAAATCCCATCACCACTACTTAACATCCCAGACGAAGATTTCCGCATTGCTGGACTCAGGTTGCTGGGAGGTAATTTATGTGTTTATCACACTGACGAATGCAAGTTTGTCGACATATGGACAATTCAGAAGGGGAATAGTCGTAGTATATGGACACTTCACAAGGAGAATAATCGTTGGAATAAGGAGTTCTCTATAATTTTGGAAAACTCGAACGTGGATTGGCCAGTTTGTTATCCGCTTGCTTTCCTGAACCGCAATGAGCTTCTGTTGCGGTACAATGGCAATCTATATCTATATGACTTGACAACCTCTACTTTAAAGAAGATTTGGGAAGATGTTTCCAACAAAACAGCTATTGAATCTATTCCTCACATGCACAGCCTTGTTTCACCAGAAGCTCTTGGTCCACTTAACCGGGGTGCATATTCTTCCCTTCCTCACTGGTTACGTTCATCATGGATAATATTTTTTCCAATATCAGTTGTTCTCCTTACATTACTATATTGA
- the LOC113329740 gene encoding probable LRR receptor-like serine/threonine-protein kinase At3g47570, protein MGTSLNGIAAPIKDNRSEDDRLALISFKNGITGDPLGTLSSWNDKNTSVHFCEWQGVTCSRSHPSRVAVIDLDSQGLVGSISPQIGNLSFLKDLFLGNNSLNGKIPLQIDRLFRLKCLNLSSNSLEGEIPHNISRCSDFIYLVLTHNKFVGRIPNELGYFSNLIYLQLYNNNLSEKIPTSLGNLSSSLEFLDLSYNFLEGRIPSTLSQLTSLNYLGLESNKLSGTFPSSLYNISSLEDFSIMDNQLHGSISFDIGFTLPNLWYFSVASNNFTGTIPSSFSNLSKLEISQLQDNNLVGSVPDNLGNLKNLERLYLGGNKLGSGEADDQDFLT, encoded by the coding sequence ATGGGTACTAGTCTTAATGGTATTGCTGCTCCTATCAAAGATAACAGATCAGAAGACGACCGACTGGCATTAATTTCTTTTAAGAATGGAATTACTGGAGATCCACTTGGAACATTGAGTTCCTGGAACGACAAGAATACTTCAGTCCACTTCTGCGAGTGGCAGGGTGTTACATGCAGTCGTAGTCATCCTAGTAGAGTGGCCGTGATTGATCTTGATTCCCAAGGATTGGTAGGTTCCATTTCTCCCCAAATTGGAAACCTTAGCTTTCTTAAGGATCTCTTCCTCGGAAACAACAGTTTAAATGGTAAAATCCCACTGCAGATTGATCGTCTTTTTCGGTTAAAATGCTTGAATCTTTCAAGTAATTCCTTGGAAGGAGAAATTCCGCACAATATTTCTCGTTGCTCCGATTTCATATACCTTGTCCTTACTCATAACAAGTTTGTGGGGAGAATTCCAAATGAATTAGGTTACTTTTCTAATCTCATATATCTGCAGCTTTATAATAATAATCTTTCGGAAAAGATCCCAACTTCATTAGGTAACCTTTCATCATCTCTTGAGTTTCTTGATCTCAGCTATAActtcttggaaggaagaattccaAGCACTCTTAGTCAACTAACAAGCTTAAACTATCTGGGTCTGGAATCGAATAAGTTATCAGGTACTTTCCCTTCTTCGCTCTATAATATTTCATCACTTGAAGACTTCTCAATAATGGATAATCAACTCCATGGGAGTATTTCTTTTGATATTGGTTTCACACTTCCAAATCTCTGGTATTTCTCGGTTGCGAGCAACAATTTCACTGGAACCATTCCAAGTTCATTTTCCAATTTGTCTAAACTTGAGATTTCGCAACTGCAAGATAATAATTTAGTTGGATCAGTCCCTGATAACCTTGGTAACTTAAAAAATCTTGAACGGTTATATCTAGGAGGAAATAAACTTGGAAGTGGAGAAGCTGATGATCAAGACTTTCTCACTTAG
- the LOC113329741 gene encoding probable LRR receptor-like serine/threonine-protein kinase At3g47570: MGISYNELLKATNGFNESTNLIGKGSLGYVYKGNLQRDESKPVAVKVLHLRKRGVTKSFMAECEALRRARHTNLLKIITCCSSTDSHGNSFKALVFEFMANGSLDNWLHPPEDDTSNDDQLHERNLDLERRLSIAFDVASALNYLHHDCESPIVHCDVKPSNVLLDYDLTAHVGDFGLAKFLFNPSSNSRQLNAQEDASSITIKGSIGYVSPEYGIGGEVSTQGDVYSYGILLLEMFTGKRPTDDMFKDGLNIHNFCKMHELPERIKEIIDSRLLLKLREDYNDTEVVEYNMLRNIARDTMRQVLASIIQIGVKCSSDLPSERCSMSQVVVDVQAVKNQFLGVML, from the exons ATGGGTATTTCTTACAATGAGCTTCTTAAAGCTACCAATGGATTTAATGAGTCCACCAACTTGATTGGTAAGGGAAGTCTCGGCTATGTATATAAGGGTAATCTTCAACGAGATGAATCAAAACCTGTTGCAGTTAAGGTTCTACACCTTCGGAAAAGAGGTGTAACTAAGAGTTTCATGGCTGAATGTGAAGCTTTAAGGAGAGCTAGACATACAAATTTACTCAAGATTATAACTTGTTGTTCGAGTACTGATTCTCATGGTAATTCTTTCAAAGCTCTGGTTTTTGAGTTCATGGCTAATGGGAGTCTAGACAACTGGCTGCACCCGCCTGAAGATGACACATCAAATGATGATCAACTACATGAGAGGAATCTGGACCTAGAAAGAAGATTGAGCATCGCATTCGATGTTGCTTCTGCGTTAAATTATCTTCACCATGATTGTGAATCACCCATTGTGCATTGTGATGTGAAGCCAAGCAATGTCCTTCTTGATTATGATTTAACTGCCCATGTGGGTGACTTTGGCTTGGCTAAATTCCTTTTTAATCCCTCTAGTAATTCTAGACAGCTGAATGCACAAGAAGACGCAAGCTCAATTACAATAAAGGGCTCCATCGGTTATGTTTCTCCgg aATATGGAATAGGTGGCGAAGTATCAACACAAGGTGACGTCTACAGCTATGGGATTCTTTTGCTAGAGATGTTTACAGGAAAGAGGCCAACTGATGACATGTTTAAGGATGGTCTAAACATTCATAACTTCTGTAAGATGCACGAGTTGCCAGAGCGTATTAAGGAAATTATCGATTCACGCTTGTTATTGAAATTAAGAGAAGATTATAACGATACTGAAGTCGTCGAGTACAATATGCTAAGAAACATAGCTAGAGATACAATGAGACAAGTCTTGGCTTCCATAATTCAGATTGGAGTTAAATGTTCTTCAGATTTACCTTCTGAAAGATGCAGCATGAGCCAGGTTGTTGTCGATGTACAAGCCGTTAAGAATCAGTTTCTCGGTGTTATGCTGTAA